From one Dysidea avara chromosome 9, odDysAvar1.4, whole genome shotgun sequence genomic stretch:
- the LOC136267724 gene encoding dual specificity protein phosphatase 12-like has translation MVVFKIRDGLYLGSESDALMVDRRRKCSQVISPITHILSITNQPPEWEKACLTGEICTLHIEAKDMPSSDLLQHFEACIDYIEGARKAGSVLVHCMYGVSRSTTIVAAYLMKSEKLSRDAALQSIVAIKPSVKPNYGFMEQLEIWEDMRWCIDPQHKSFMSYRLGKVAKVMKEGGRVDLFPSPDPATGSHDHNITYKCRKCRKLLFTDKDVLPHELGAGSTFKQQQQQSVGTQQREDPIQETLLDTEPKSKLVSHCHDSPVTHKIEELKIVDETNTANSVAESSHGVPHSGDSPDECTSVTGATCDDPLVPITAHHSPTKTTHCTSLFIDTVEWLSTIIVGTLDGKISCPKCAARLGSFSWSGARCSCGQWVTPSFQIHKNKIDQCLPHEAVTFPHRTDPRT, from the exons ATGGTGGTGTTTAAGATTAGAGACGGGCTGTATCTAGGCAGCGAAAGTGACGCTTTGATGGTAGACAGACGAAGAAAATGCTCACAAGTAATATCTCCAATTACTCACATATTATCAATCACCAACCAACCACCAGAATGGGAGAAGGCTTGTTTAACTGGTGAAATCTGCACGCTACACATTGAAGCTAAAGACATGCCATCCTCCGACCTGCTACAACACTTTGAAGCGTGTATTGATTATATTGAAGGCGCTAGGAAAGCAGGAAGTGTGCTTGTCCATTG TATGTATGGAGTGTCTCGCAGTACAACTATTGTAGCTGCTTATCTAATGAAGTCTGAAAAATTGTCACGGGATGCTGCTCTGCAGAGTATAGTTGCCATCAAACCAAGTGTCAA GCCCAACTATGGTTTCATGGAGCAGCTAGAGATATGGGAGGACATGAGGTGGTGTATTGATCCACAGCATAAGTCGTTCATGAGTTATAGACTTGGGAAGGTGGCTAAAGTAATGAAAG AGGGAGGCCGTGTTGACTTATTTCCATCACCTGACCCCGctactggatcacatgatcacaataTAACATACAAGTGCAGGAAATGCCG AAAACTATTATTTACTGATAAAGATGTCCTACCACACGAGCTGGGAGCTGGCTCTACTTTtaagcagcaacaacaacaatcaGTGGGCACACAACAAAGAGAAGATCCAATTCAAGAGACTTTACTAGACACTGAACCTAAGAGTAAACTGGTATCTCATTGTCATGACTCTCCAGTTACCCACAAAATTGAAGAGTTGAAAATTGTGGATGAAACTAACACAGCTAATAGTGTAGCAGAATCATCTCATGGTGTACCTCACTCTGGTGATAGTCCTGATGAGTGTACTAGTGTTACCGGGGCAACTTGTGATGACCCTCTTGTTCCAATTACAGCCCATCACTCACCCACCAAGACTACACATTGCACATCATTGTTCATTGATACAGTGGAGTGGTTGTCAACCATCATCGTGGGGACCTTGGATGGAAAG ATATCATGTCCCAAGTGTGCTGCCAGATTGGGCTCCTTCAGTTGGTCAG GTGCAAGGTGTTCATGTGGACAATGGGTGACCCCATCCTTCCAGATACACAAGAACAAGATAGACCAGTGTCTTCCTCATGAAGCAGTGACCTTCCCTCATAGAACTGACCCTAGAACATGA
- the LOC136266064 gene encoding uncharacterized protein, with protein sequence MMAACVVTKEESLDSLGQEEVFLAETAQFAGSVIKIYHQKQSKKLISQGLETKPKGLTQSRVQSSVVVPLSASVGASVSEEQIDQTTATAEKLIQIAEKHKKVLDDLYDGYISSGHTVWDINSNYNDFKGICTSVLRAAANALANRKEQILLVLANCCYVCEELNNAGGDTHRQNQFVNHVGRYLVEHGFQPWIREQGGWDKMMGSSVDTIAAPIDLSEDTPV encoded by the exons ATGATGGCAGCTTGCGTCGTAACAAAGGAAGAGTCGCTGGACAGTTTGGGCCAGGAGGAGGTGTTCCTCGCTGAAACTGCACAGTTTGCGGGatctgttattaaaatttaccatCAAAAACAGAGCAAGAAACTTATATCCCAAG GTCTGGAAACTAAGCCGAAAGGTCTCACCCAGTCTCGGGTTCAGTCTTCAGTAGTAGTACCCCTCTCTGCCTCAGTTGGCGCGTCAGTCAGTGAAGAGCAAATTGACCAAACTACTGCCACCGCAGAAAAGCTTATCCAAATAGCAGAGAAACATAAGAAAGTACTTGATGATCTATATGACGGTTACATCAGTAGCGGTCACACAGTTTGGGACATCAACTCAAACTACAATGATTTCAAGGGCATATGCACCAGTGTGTTGCGCGCCGCTGCCAATGCCCTAGCAAACCGTAAAGAACAAATCTTACTAGTACTTGCGAACTGTTGTTACGTCTGTGAAGAATTAAATAACGCTGGTGGTGACACACATCGGCAAAATCAATTTGTTAATCATGTAGGTCGATACCTTGTTGAACATGGCTTCCAACCTTGGATTCGTGAGCAAGGAGGCTGG GACAAAATGATGGGCTCTAGTGTAGATACAATTGCTGCGCCAATTGATCTATCTGAGGACACTCCTGTATGA
- the LOC136267725 gene encoding uncharacterized protein, whose protein sequence is MAAGVVMTEDSLDSLGQEEVFLAETATFAKCVIGIHYNLKQSDKLRSQGLAATTTKGLSQSRVQSSVVVPSSSSASESVSEEAALFAEKLSQIAEKYDQVLKDQYDRFFRDHTTWDITYDVFKRGCTGVLRAAAHALANRSEQILLVFANGSYIYEELKNAGGGDTHRQNEFINHVGRYLVQHGFQPWIREQGGWDKLIGSNVDVTAALIDLPEDTPV, encoded by the exons ATGGCAGCTGGAGTGGTAATGACGGAAGACTCATTGGACAGTTTGGGCCAGGAGGAGGTGTTCCTCGCTGAAACTGCAACGTTTGCCAAATGTGTTATCGGAATTCACTACAATCTGAAACAGAGCGACAAACTTCGATCCCAAG GTCTGGCGGCTACCACTACAAAGGGTCTCTCTCAGTCTCGAGTTCAGTCTTCAGTAGTAGTACCTTCCAGTTCCTCAGCTAGTGAGTCAGTCAGTGAAGAAGCTGCTTTGTTCGCAGAGAAACTTAGCCAAATAGCAGAAAAATACGATCAAGTGCTTAAAGACCAATACGACAGATTTTTCCGTGACCATACAACCTGGGACATCACCTACGACGTCTTCAAGCGCGGATGCACTGGTGTGTTGCGTGCCGCTGCTCATGCCTTAGCAAACCGCAGTGAACAGATCTTACTGGTGTTTGCAAACGGATCTTACATCTATGAAGAGTTAAAGAACGCTGGTGGTGGTGACACACACCGGCAAAATGAGTTTATTAATCATGTAGGTCGATACCTTGTTCAACATGGTTTCCAACCTTGGATTCGTGAGCAAGGAGGCTGG GACAAATTGATAGGCTCTAATGTAGATGTGACTGCTGCTTTGATTGATCTACCAGAGGACACTCCTGTATGA